One window of Henckelia pumila isolate YLH828 unplaced genomic scaffold, ASM3356847v2 CTG_525:::fragment_3, whole genome shotgun sequence genomic DNA carries:
- the LOC140873333 gene encoding heavy metal-associated isoprenylated plant protein 32, which produces MRKVMSYSRVLERLCLFSGANNDQASSEYCNYDEHESKPLINESKVQVISSLKLKDVISGAPTLAFQLKPKIVVMKVSMHCNGCARKVEKHISKLEGVTSYQVDLETKMVVVSGDIVPFEVLESVSKVKNAQLWENNP; this is translated from the exons ATGAGAAAGGTGATGAGTTACAGCAGAGTACTGGAAAGATTGTGTCTATTTTCGGGAGCCAACAATGATCAGGCTTCTTCCGAGTACTGTAATTACGATGAACATGAAAGTAAGCCATTGATTAATGAGAGCAAAGTCCAAGTGATTTCCTCATTGAAGCTCAAGGATGTCATCTCTGGTGCTCCTACCCTTGCCTTCCAGTTAAAGCCTAAG ATAGTGGTGATGAAGGTTTCAATGCACTGCAATGGCTGCGCTAGGAAAGTAGAGAAGCACATTTCTAAGTTGGAAG GTGTGACATCATACCAAGTAGACCTGGAAACGAAGATGGTAGTGGTGAGTGGAGACATTGTTCCATTCGAAGTCTTGGAGAGTGTATCTAAAGTTAAAAATGCACAGCTATGGGAAAATAACCCTTGA
- the LOC140873163 gene encoding uncharacterized protein, with protein MATFPRIFVFLFLFFFSAALQFSQSLGANEGPYKELMSYGFPLGLLPTGVSSYTINRTSGVFSLHLGESCRVTLPPDNYLATYSPTITGKIVENRIAELQGISVRAFFKWWGITGIRSSGQDLVFEVGVVTAKYPSKNFDRSPDCEGRRSASS; from the coding sequence ATGGCTACATTTCCACGGATTTTCGTTTTCctcttcctcttcttcttctctgCCGcccttcaattctctcaatcACTTGGAGCAAATGAGGGACCCTACAAGGAATTGATGAGCTACGGCTTCCCATTGGGTCTTCTCCCCACAGGCGTCAGTTCCTACACCATCAACCGCACTTCCGGTGTGTTCTCCTTGCATTTGGGGGAATCTTGCCGTGTGACGTTGCCTCCCGATAATTACCTGGCTACCTACTCCCCTACGATCACGGGAAAGATAGTGGAGAATCGGATTGCTGAGCTTCAAGGGATCAGCGTTAGGGCGTTTTTCAAGTGGTGGGGTATCACTGGGATTAGATCTAGCGGCCAGGATTTGGTGTTCGAAGTTGGCGTGGTTACTGCCAAGTATCCTTCCAAGAATTTCGATCGCTCCCCTGACTGCGAGGGACGCCGTTCTGCTTCTTCGTAA
- the LOC140873117 gene encoding uncharacterized protein → MAPRLRGGKGKNVVQESGSQNEVGLDGVLRGRRGRPARNVINDIDAEVDRLGNQVDEMELVVARFQRLNPPTFSGDEGSEKAESWLRAMNNLFGLVHYNSERRVTMVVLQLKDTPERWWEAMRTALVEAGKPVTWDVFCSKFRQEYAPPYFVAEKTSEYFNLVQGELSAAEYARNLSSLFTYVPHIASKDGAKLEKFMEGLNQNLYSLVLASNPVDYADAVDKAIRQEAGLRRGRPQYTMQAPTGTAQFSANTSFTPQQSFQQPRPQRFKPKGKQFKKKSFSTSSSSGSSRGGGSSWVPRESCNKCGGRHSSDQCVGVQGVCRTCGQPGHYAKVCPSGGG, encoded by the coding sequence ATGGCCCCTAGACTTCGAGGTGGAAAAGGAAAGAATGTTGTCCAAGAATCTGGCAGTCAGAATGAGGTTGGTCTTGATGGAGTCTTGCGTGGGAGACGTGGTCGTCCTGCAAGGAATGTAATAAATGATATTGATGCTGAAGTGGATCGGTTGGGCAATCAAGTTGATGAGATGGAGTTGGTGGTCGCTAGATTTCAAAGATTGAATCCACCTACTTTCAGTGGAGATGAAGGCAGTGAAAAAGCTGAATCTTGGTTGAGAGCCATGAACAACCTGTTCGGATTGGTGCACTATAATTCTGAACGAAGGGTAACAATGGTGGTTCTACAACTGAAAGATACTCCTGAACGTTGGTGGGAGGCTATGCGAACAGCTCTGGTTGAGGCTGGTAAACCTGTTACTTGGGATGTTTTCTGCTCCAAGTTCCGACAAGAATATGCTCCACCTTATTTTGTGGCAGAGAAAACATCTGAGTACTTCAATCTGGTTCAAGGTGAATTGAGTGCTGCAGAGTATGCCAGGAACCTGTCTTCATTGTTTACTTATGTGCCGCACATTGCTTCTAAGGATGGAGCTAAACtcgaaaagtttatggaaggaTTGAATCAGAATCTGTACTCCTTGGTATTGGCCAGCAACCCAGTTGATTATGCTGATGCGGTTGACAAAGCCATTAGACAAGAAGCAGGGTTAAGAAGGGGTCGACCACAGTATACGATGCAAGCACCAACTGGAACTGCACAATTTTCAGCAAACACCTCTTTTACACCCCAGCAATCATTTCAGCAACCTAGGCCGCAAAGATTTAAGCCTAAGGGAAAGCAATTCAAAAAGAAGTCATTTAGCACTTCCTCTAGTTCTGGTAGTTCTCGTGGTGGGGGATCTTCATGGGTTCCTAGAGAGTCTTGCAATAAGTGTGGAGGAAGGCATTCATCtgatcagtgtgtaggagttCAAGGAGTCTGTCGTACTTGTGGCCAACCAGGACATTATGCAAAGGTTTGTCCTAGTGGGGGAGGATAG